Proteins from a genomic interval of Desulfosporosinus sp. Sb-LF:
- a CDS encoding multidrug resistance efflux transporter family protein, which translates to MKAIALGILASFFFASTFVLNRAMNLSGGSWIWSAVLRYAFTVPPLLLIVIVRGNFKPLLIDLRKRPWVWLGWSTVGFGLFYAPLCFAAAYGPAWLVASMWQITIVAGSLLAPFFYRVVQTENGPHRVRGRIPLKGLWISLFILAGVAVIQSQQVQQLTFKEMLLGVIPVVVAAFAYPLGNRKMMAACRNEFDTYQRVLGMTLASLPFWLIIGMYGLTTIGVPSSLQVKQSIIVALFSGVIATVLFFAATDRTKGELHQLAAVEATQSGEIIFAVFGEVLILKGNYPTIWSLIGMTLVILGMTLHSFVSQKEKTI; encoded by the coding sequence TTGAAAGCGATCGCACTGGGTATTTTAGCATCTTTCTTTTTTGCATCGACCTTTGTCCTAAATAGGGCAATGAATCTCTCGGGTGGCAGTTGGATCTGGAGCGCGGTTCTACGTTATGCTTTTACAGTGCCGCCCTTACTTTTAATTGTTATTGTTCGAGGGAATTTTAAACCGCTCCTCATCGATCTAAGAAAAAGACCCTGGGTGTGGCTGGGGTGGAGTACAGTTGGTTTCGGTCTATTTTATGCTCCATTATGCTTTGCAGCGGCTTATGGCCCCGCTTGGTTAGTGGCGAGCATGTGGCAGATTACGATCGTTGCAGGTTCTTTACTTGCCCCGTTTTTTTACCGTGTAGTTCAAACTGAAAATGGACCCCATAGGGTTAGGGGTAGAATACCGCTCAAAGGGTTATGGATTTCCCTTTTTATTCTTGCAGGTGTGGCAGTTATCCAATCACAACAAGTTCAGCAATTGACTTTCAAAGAAATGCTACTTGGGGTGATACCTGTTGTGGTAGCGGCTTTTGCATATCCCTTAGGGAATCGAAAGATGATGGCAGCTTGTAGAAATGAATTCGATACCTATCAGCGAGTCCTTGGCATGACCTTGGCGAGCCTTCCATTTTGGCTTATTATAGGGATGTATGGGTTAACAACGATTGGGGTTCCCAGCTCGTTACAAGTTAAACAGTCTATTATCGTTGCGCTTTTCTCTGGTGTAATAGCAACCGTCCTATTTTTTGCGGCGACGGATCGCACGAAAGGGGAGCTTCATCAACTCGCCGCCGTCGAAGCGACCCAGTCAGGAGAAATTATTTTCGCTGTCTTTGGAGAAGTTCTCATTTTAAAGGGTAATTACCCGACAATCTGGTCCTTGATTGGCATGACACTCGTGATACTGGGGATGACGTTGCATAGTTTCGTTTCACAGAAGGAGAAGACAATCTGA
- a CDS encoding arsenate reductase family protein: MTLQIFGVKKCFDSKKAERYFKERKIKYQFVDLTIKGLSKGELQSVISAIGLKNLINCEAKDFKRLNMDRIISTTGKEEMLLNNSSLYKTPIVRNGRLATVGYEPDVWASWE, encoded by the coding sequence ATGACTTTACAAATCTTTGGAGTTAAAAAGTGTTTTGATTCAAAAAAGGCTGAACGTTACTTTAAAGAAAGAAAGATTAAATACCAATTTGTAGATTTAACGATCAAAGGATTAAGTAAAGGGGAGTTGCAAAGCGTTATATCGGCCATTGGGTTGAAGAATCTCATAAATTGCGAGGCTAAGGATTTTAAAAGGTTAAATATGGACCGCATTATTTCAACGACTGGTAAAGAAGAAATGCTTTTAAATAACTCTAGTCTTTATAAAACACCCATAGTCCGCAATGGCAGACTTGCCACAGTGGGGTATGAACCTGATGTTTGGGCATCGTGGGAATAA
- a CDS encoding TerB family tellurite resistance protein, with product MGKDLTEALVAGSALVALADGIIEPSEREKLIEYFRTSQEMRGININEVDARFNYFVQRIQSDRMLGKAEALRAVGKLASKPEAARLMVRLCSAIGFADGEFAPVEKQVVEEICREVHLDPREFIF from the coding sequence ATGGGGAAAGATCTCACCGAAGCCCTGGTTGCGGGCAGTGCATTGGTAGCATTGGCAGACGGAATTATTGAGCCTTCTGAAAGAGAGAAGCTTATAGAATATTTTCGTACTAGTCAAGAAATGCGAGGGATCAATATCAATGAAGTAGATGCTCGTTTTAATTATTTTGTCCAGCGAATTCAAAGTGACCGTATGCTAGGCAAAGCGGAAGCTTTGCGAGCAGTAGGCAAGTTAGCCAGCAAACCAGAAGCAGCCCGATTGATGGTTCGATTGTGCAGTGCAATTGGCTTTGCAGATGGAGAATTTGCACCAGTTGAAAAGCAAGTCGTAGAAGAGATCTGCCGTGAGGTCCACTTAGACCCAAGGGAATTTATTTTTTAA